The segment AGGTGACACGGCAGCAGGCAACGTTCCATCGGTCACCGCGCCTACGAAGGTTACAGCTGCGGGTACGTAGGTAAGGTCGAACTGGTAGGACGTGATCCCTTCTCCGGTCGTTGTCGTCGGCGCTACGATGCTCAGGTAGATCGTATCATCCACCTGAACCAACGCCGAAGACACTACGGCGTCGGGGTTGAGGGAGTCCGGTCCAAGCGTGGCGTTCGCGGCGAGGGTCGCGCCGAACATCACGCACACGAGCGCGATCAGGGCGCGTTTGTTTCTTCCGAGACTCATTCTCCGATTCTCCTTCACAGGTCGCGTAGCAGGGAGTGAGGTCGTCTGCGGGGCGCCTCGAAGGCGCTCCCGTCATGGGACTGGGCGACGATAGCGGGCGCCTCCTCTCCATCGAGCCGCCTGAAGCGGGAACCATCGCGCGCGTGAACGAACGCCCAAGACGACACAAGGTCGTCTGTCCGTTCCTTCGACTGCTCCGACCTGCGGGTATCGGATTCTGGAGCAGGTTAGTGCGTGCAAGCATCACTGTCACGTGTATCTTCGAACTCTTTTGGATTGGTTAGGAGTCCGAAGAATCGGCATACCCCCGCCCTCGCGTACCAGTTCTGGGTACACGTCAGGAGCTCGCCTCACTGTCTTCGTACAGTAAGACGCGCGAAGATGTCGAAATCCGAAATAAACCTGCAGGCAGGATGCGGACAGGTCAGCACCAATGCCAGGCAGGTAGTCGTGGTCAGTGACAGCGAATCGTCGGTGTGTCCAACCCCCACCCTGACCCTCCCCCATACAAGGGGGAGGGACATAGCCTCCTCCCCCCGCGAAGCGTGGGGGAGGATCGAGGTAGGGGGGAAGACGAAGTCTCCAAAGTAACTGACCAGTAGGGGACCGGCGCGCCGAAGGAGCTACGCGTCGGCGTGGTAGTGCGCCATCGTCCGGGCGTAGAGGTTGGGGAACGTCCGGCGGTGGTCGCCTTGGACGTAGAAGCCCTCGCCGCCGTCGGCGACGGTGCGGACGAGGATCGTCTTCCAGGGGCGGAAGTAGTAGTGCGGGTCGGTCTTGGGGGCTTCGGCGCTCGTGTCGTCGCCCAGCGGCACATAGTCGCACACGAGGGTCGTGATATCGGAGATCGTCCGTCCGCCCTGACGCGCGACGTTCCGCGCCATCGCGAGCGCCTTCAGGTAGACCTCGGGTCCCATGACGGCGGAGCCGAAGTTGAGCAGGACGCCGCCTTCGAGGTTCTCGATGGACTTGGCGATCACGAGAAAGTCCGTGTACGAAGCCGCTCCGAGCGCCGCGCCATCGGCGTTGGGGTGCTCGTGGATGATGTCGTAGCCGATGCCGACGTGAACCGTCGCCGGCACGCCGAAGCGGTACGCCGCCGCGAGGACGCTCAGCCCCTTGTGCGGATAGCCGTCCGCCTCCTCGATCTCGCGCCCGACGGATTCGCCCAGCCCGATGCCTTCGCGGGCAGCTTGCGCGATGATGTCGTTGAGCCGACCCGTCTCGGTCCACAGGCCGAACTCGCCCGTGCGGATGTAACGGGCGACGCTCTCGGTCGTCGCCCCGATCAGTGCGAACTCGAAGTCGTGGATGGGTCCCGCGCCGTTCATCGCAACATGTGAGATGAGTCCCTTCTGCATCAGGTCGATGAGGTAGCGCTGCACCCCAGCGCGGAGGACGTGGGCTCCCATCATCAGCACGACGGCGGAACCGTCGCGACGCGCCCTCACCATCTGGGCTCCGACGCGATCCAGCTTGCCCATCGACGCGGCGTCCAGCGGCTCGATGTCCGGGTCCAGTGGCAGGATGGACGATGCGTGGAGATCGTGTTCCCGCTCCGCCAGCGGCTTGACGATCAGGCGCGACCGGTCGAACTGCGGGTAGGGCATCACAGACCCTCCTCGTCGAACAGATACGCCAGCAGGCGTTCGAGATGCTCATACCCGGGCACGACGACCGCAGCCCCGGCTTGGATGAGGCGGTTCCGCTTCCACTCGTTGACACCCTCGCGGGCGACCTCGTCCGACGCCACGCCGACCGCGATCCCGCCGACCTCGACCGTGTTGAGGATCTCGACGTAGCCGTCGCCGAACGCGAGCAGCTCGGGTCCTGACAGCTTGTGCTCTCGCAGTATCTGCTGGATGACCATCGCCTTCGAGAAGTCCTCGACGCGGTCCAGCGCCGCGTAGACGCCGCCGTCGAAGTACTGGGTCACGCCCAGCAAGTCCGCTTCCTCGAGCACGTACCCGATGTCCGTGCCGCTCGCGAGATATAGCGCAACGCCTCGCTCGCGGAGCGCGTCCAGCAGCGCCACCGTGCGCGGCATCATCAGGTCGTCGGGGCGCAGCGATCCGCTTCGCAGCCCGTCGCGGCGCGACGCGATCCGCTCCATCAGCCGGTCATTGTAGATGCGCTTGTATTCCAGCGGCTCCAGCGGCGATCCGCCCCGCGTCCGCACTTCGTCGGCGAGCTGCATCATCTGGTAGAGCGTTTCCTTGCCCGTCAGCTTGTCCACATACTCGACGACAACGCCGCGCAGGTCCTCGTCGGACTCATCCGTGCCGCACTCGCGCAGGAACTCGACCATCATGGGAACCATGATGTCCTGCCAACCCGTGCGGATGAGCGAGACGGTTCCGTCGAAGTCGAACAGCGCGGAACGGATCCTGCCCCGCTCGATGCTCTCGGAGCGGAGCTCGATGTCCGTGCCGTCCAGATAGCGCGCACGCGGGTATACCGGAAACTCGTTGGTATCCAAGGGAACCGTCCTGCTTATTTGATGAGCGACTGGAGCTCACGGAACGCGGGATGACGGGAGTCGCCGAGCAGCTCGAACACCGCCATTTCGAGCGACATGGGAACCGCGCCGCTGCGCCACATGCGCTCGAACCCGATCCGCCGGTCGTCCGGGTCGCGCGACGAGATCGCGTCCGTCAACGGGAACGCGCTCCATCCGCCGTCGATGAGGTCGAGAACCGACTGCGCCACGCACACATGCGACTCGATGCCGACCACCAGGACGCTCGTCGCCTCGGACGCGCGGAGCCGTTCCACCAACCCGGGAGCCCCCAGCGCGGAGAACGTCGTCTTGACGAACGGCAAGTAGTCCGCGCCGAGCTGCTCGACGATCGGCGCGATGGTGACGCCCAGTCCCTTCGGGTACTGTTCCGTCACGAAGATCGGCAGCGACAGCGCCCGCGCGGCTTGGACGGCGACCTGAATCCGCCGCCATATCCGGTCCGCGTCGTCCATCACGGGAAGTAGCCGCTCCTGAATGTCGATCACGAGCAGGCATGCGCTGTCGGCGGATAGGCGCGGCGTTCCCATAGGCGGAGCCCTCCGGGCGTCCGACGGTGCGACCCCAGTATAGTCGCGCGGAGCATGCCGGTCAATCGCGCACCGCGCCGCCTACCCGGTGGGAATCCCTGTTGCGCACTCGTTGCCGCCGCTCTATAATCTCCATCGCGCCAATCCCCGTAGGGTCACGGCTGGCGTCCCGCCCAGCCACTCCATCGACATCGCGTGAGGAGCCGACCTCGTGGACGTCATGATGCGCTACGGCAAGCACGGTCGGCTCGTGCGCTTCCCGGACGACCGGACGACCGTCCTCCGAATGCGTCCGAGCGTCCCGCTCACCGATCCCGACGCCGCCGTACGAGATGCGCTCGCCCATCCGATCGACGCGCCGCCGCTCGCACAGCTCGCCCAAGGCAGGCGAGATGCGTGCATCGTCATCTCGGACATCACTCGGCCCGTGCCGAACCGCACGATTCTGCCCCCCATGCTCGAAACGCTCGAACGAGCCGGCATCGCGCGGGAGGCGATCCTCATCCTCATCGCGACTGGCATCCATCGACCCAACGAGGGAGACGAGCTCATCGAGCTGGTCGGGCAGGAGATCGCGGCGAAGTACCGCGTCGAAAACCATATGTCGATGGACCTCGAGAGCCACCGCGACCTCGGACGCACCGCCAACGGAACTCCCGTCCTCATCGACGAACGGTATTGCGCCGCCGACCTCAAGATAACGACCGCCCTCATCGAGCCGCATCTCATGGCGGGATACTCCGGCGGACGCAAGGCGATCTGCCCGGGGCTCGCCTCCATCGAGACGATGAAGGTGATGCACGGTCCCGAACTCCTCGAACACCCGAACGCCGCCGCCGGGGTGCTCGACGGCAACCCGTTCCACGCCGAAGCGACTCGCATCGCGCGTCTCGCGGGCGTGGACTTCATCGTCAACGTGGCAATCGACGAGGAGCGTCGGCTGATCGGCGTGTTCGCAGGCCATATGGAAACCGCGCATCGACGCGGCTGCGACTTCGTCGCCGAGCGCGTCTCGGCTCCGGTCGAACCGGCGGACATCGTCGTGACGACATGCGCTGGCTATCCGCTCGACCAGACCTTCTACCAGGCGGTCAAGGGCGCGGTTGGAGCGCTAGCTGCCGTCAAGCCGGGCGGGAGCATCCTGCTGATGGCGCTGTGCGACGAAGGCGTCGGCAGTCCGCCGTTCACTCGCCTCGCCCTTGAGACGGGCGATCTCGACGCGTTCGTCCAGGGGCTCTACGATCCGACCCGATTCGTCGTCGACCAGTGGCAGCTCGAAGAGCTCGCCAAAGCGACGCGCAAGGCGGATATCTCCATGTTCTCCGAGGGAATCGCCAACCAGGACCTCAAACGGCTTTTCGTCAAGCCGGTATCCTCTCCGGAGGACGGCATCTCCCAGCTCCTGAGCGTCCACGGGCCCACGGCGCGGATCATCGCCATACCGGAAGGGCCCTACGTGCTGCCGAT is part of the Candidatus Poribacteria bacterium genome and harbors:
- a CDS encoding HAD family hydrolase — its product is MERGRIRSALFDFDGTVSLIRTGWQDIMVPMMVEFLRECGTDESDEDLRGVVVEYVDKLTGKETLYQMMQLADEVRTRGGSPLEPLEYKRIYNDRLMERIASRRDGLRSGSLRPDDLMMPRTVALLDALRERGVALYLASGTDIGYVLEEADLLGVTQYFDGGVYAALDRVEDFSKAMVIQQILREHKLSGPELLAFGDGYVEILNTVEVGGIAVGVASDEVAREGVNEWKRNRLIQAGAAVVVPGYEHLERLLAYLFDEEGL
- a CDS encoding isochorismatase family protein, translated to MGTPRLSADSACLLVIDIQERLLPVMDDADRIWRRIQVAVQAARALSLPIFVTEQYPKGLGVTIAPIVEQLGADYLPFVKTTFSALGAPGLVERLRASEATSVLVVGIESHVCVAQSVLDLIDGGWSAFPLTDAISSRDPDDRRIGFERMWRSGAVPMSLEMAVFELLGDSRHPAFRELQSLIK
- the larA gene encoding nickel-dependent lactate racemase, with protein sequence MDVMMRYGKHGRLVRFPDDRTTVLRMRPSVPLTDPDAAVRDALAHPIDAPPLAQLAQGRRDACIVISDITRPVPNRTILPPMLETLERAGIAREAILILIATGIHRPNEGDELIELVGQEIAAKYRVENHMSMDLESHRDLGRTANGTPVLIDERYCAADLKITTALIEPHLMAGYSGGRKAICPGLASIETMKVMHGPELLEHPNAAAGVLDGNPFHAEATRIARLAGVDFIVNVAIDEERRLIGVFAGHMETAHRRGCDFVAERVSAPVEPADIVVTTCAGYPLDQTFYQAVKGAVGALAAVKPGGSILLMALCDEGVGSPPFTRLALETGDLDAFVQGLYDPTRFVVDQWQLEELAKATRKADISMFSEGIANQDLKRLFVKPVSSPEDGISQLLSVHGPTARIIAIPEGPYVLPIPSPGGA